One genomic segment of Burkholderia pyrrocinia includes these proteins:
- a CDS encoding glycosyltransferase family 2 protein, which translates to MFSIIIPTWNNLPYLKLVVDSLRRHSAYDHQIIVHVNDGSDGTLDWVRSEGIEHTASPTNIGICHAVNLAAARATRDYVVYMNDDMFCCPGWDTALVRRIEPMPTDLFMLSGTMVEPVDTRNPCVVVSNFGRDAEHFDAAGLVDATPRLARADWLGSTWPPTLVHRDWWNRIGGYSSELSPGMSSDNDFSMKFWDAGCRIFLGVGDSLVYHFQQKSTGKIVKNDGRRQFLNKWGMTQATFDRYYLHRGEPAGTRIALDTPAVVGRLKRALLRSRIKRAFS; encoded by the coding sequence ATGTTCTCCATCATCATTCCGACCTGGAACAACCTGCCGTACCTCAAGCTCGTCGTCGACAGCCTGCGCCGCCATTCCGCGTACGACCACCAGATCATCGTGCACGTGAACGACGGCTCGGACGGCACGCTCGACTGGGTACGCAGCGAAGGGATCGAACACACCGCATCGCCGACCAACATCGGCATCTGCCATGCGGTGAACCTGGCCGCCGCGCGCGCGACGCGCGACTACGTCGTCTACATGAACGACGACATGTTCTGCTGCCCCGGCTGGGACACGGCGCTCGTGCGCCGCATCGAACCGATGCCGACCGACCTCTTCATGCTGTCGGGCACGATGGTCGAGCCGGTCGACACGCGCAACCCGTGCGTCGTCGTCAGCAATTTCGGCCGCGATGCCGAGCATTTCGACGCGGCGGGCCTCGTCGACGCAACCCCGCGGCTCGCGCGCGCCGATTGGCTCGGGTCGACCTGGCCGCCGACCCTCGTGCACCGCGACTGGTGGAACCGCATCGGCGGCTACAGCAGCGAACTGTCGCCCGGCATGAGCAGCGACAACGATTTCTCGATGAAATTCTGGGACGCCGGCTGCCGGATCTTCCTCGGTGTCGGCGACAGCCTCGTCTACCACTTCCAGCAGAAGAGCACGGGCAAGATCGTCAAGAACGACGGCCGCCGCCAGTTCCTCAACAAATGGGGCATGACCCAGGCGACGTTCGACCGCTATTACCTGCATCGCGGCGAGCCGGCCGGCACGCGCATCGCGCTCGACACGCCGGCAGTCGTTGGGCGCCTGAAGCGTGCGCTGCTGCGTTCGCGGATCAAGCGCGCCTTCAGTTGA
- a CDS encoding glycosyltransferase family 2 protein has translation MAEPSLGVALIALNASARLAQCLDALSFADDVVVIDGGSTDDTVAIAQTHGARVIVERDWPGFGPQKNRALDALGTDWILSLDTDEVVSPELAQSIRDAIRAPAAQVYALDRLSSFCGQWIHHSGWYPDWVPRLFRRGTARFSDDLVHERLVFDTVAQRLPGKLMHYSYEDFETVVRKLDAYSTAGARQRRAAGQRGGFGKALARGAWAFVRTYVLRRGFLDGRAGFMIAVFNAETVYYRFLKLGHEPAR, from the coding sequence ATGGCTGAACCCTCCCTCGGCGTCGCCCTCATCGCCCTCAACGCGTCCGCGCGGCTCGCCCAGTGCCTCGACGCGCTGTCGTTCGCCGACGATGTCGTCGTCATCGACGGCGGCAGCACCGACGATACGGTCGCGATCGCGCAGACGCACGGCGCGCGCGTGATCGTCGAACGCGACTGGCCGGGCTTCGGCCCGCAGAAGAACCGCGCGCTCGACGCGCTCGGCACCGACTGGATCCTGTCGCTCGATACCGACGAAGTCGTCAGCCCGGAACTCGCGCAGTCGATCCGCGACGCGATCCGCGCGCCGGCCGCGCAGGTCTATGCGCTCGACCGCTTGTCGAGCTTCTGCGGCCAGTGGATCCATCACAGCGGCTGGTATCCGGACTGGGTGCCGCGCCTGTTCCGGCGCGGCACCGCGCGCTTCTCGGACGATCTCGTGCACGAGCGTCTCGTGTTCGATACCGTCGCGCAGCGCCTGCCCGGCAAGCTGATGCATTACTCGTACGAGGACTTCGAAACCGTCGTGCGCAAGCTCGACGCGTATTCGACAGCCGGCGCGCGCCAGCGCCGCGCGGCCGGCCAGCGCGGCGGCTTCGGCAAGGCGCTCGCGCGCGGCGCCTGGGCGTTCGTGCGCACCTACGTGCTGCGGCGCGGGTTCCTCGACGGCCGCGCGGGCTTCATGATCGCCGTGTTCAACGCGGAAACCGTTTATTACCGCTTCCTGAAACTCGGCCACGAACCGGCGCGCTGA
- the msbA gene encoding lipid A export permease/ATP-binding protein MsbA, protein MDGTGTSPVTVLKRLWPYIRPLIGIVVLAVMTMGVVAATEAGIPALLKPLLDHGFGVHGSDSAKWYVPIAVIGLALVRGVSQYASNYLLNYVSNRILLQLRLEMFQRMLHTGASFFQRETASTVINAIVFEVNQILSVLTGVMVTLVRDSLTVIFLLGYLFYLNWRLTLIVAVILPGIGWLVSKINRRLRRLNREHQTLTNELSYIVEETVGGYKVVKVHNGEAYEMGRFTAMSKRLRGYAMRMTISGGLAQPLTQFLASIALAVVITIAVVQSTNDQTTVGGFVAFVTSMLLVISPLKHLIDVNQPLQRGMTAAELIFGLIDEPAEPQGGGRPLSHARGEIEFRNVSFDYGAAERPTLDRISFKVAPGEMIALAGPSGSGKTTLVNLLPRFFDPTDGAILVDGVPVSDYELHALRSQMAMVSQDVVLFNDTIAANVAYGQTPDRARVQAALEAANLADAVAAMPDGLDTLVGGNGMRLSGGQRQRLAIARAIYKDAPILILDEATSALDSESERHVQAALERLMEGRTTLVIAHRLSTIERADRILVLEAGKIVEEGSHDELLRHGGLYAHLHRIQYQQQAA, encoded by the coding sequence ATGGACGGCACCGGCACCTCGCCGGTCACGGTCCTCAAGCGCCTGTGGCCGTACATCCGGCCGCTTATCGGCATCGTGGTGCTCGCCGTGATGACGATGGGCGTCGTCGCGGCCACCGAAGCCGGCATTCCGGCGCTGCTCAAGCCGCTGCTCGACCACGGCTTCGGCGTGCACGGCAGCGACAGCGCGAAATGGTACGTGCCGATCGCGGTGATCGGCCTCGCGCTCGTGCGCGGCGTATCGCAGTACGCATCGAATTACCTGCTCAACTACGTATCGAACCGCATCCTGCTGCAGCTGCGGCTCGAGATGTTCCAGCGGATGCTCCACACGGGCGCGTCGTTCTTCCAGCGCGAAACCGCGAGCACGGTGATCAATGCGATCGTGTTCGAGGTCAACCAGATCCTGTCGGTGCTGACGGGCGTGATGGTCACGCTCGTACGCGATTCGCTGACGGTGATCTTCCTGCTCGGCTACCTGTTCTACCTGAACTGGCGGCTCACGCTGATCGTTGCGGTGATCCTGCCCGGCATCGGCTGGCTCGTCAGCAAGATCAACCGCCGCCTGCGCCGCCTGAACCGCGAGCACCAGACGCTGACCAACGAGCTGTCGTACATCGTCGAAGAGACGGTCGGCGGCTACAAGGTCGTCAAGGTGCACAACGGCGAAGCGTACGAGATGGGCCGCTTCACCGCGATGAGCAAGCGCCTGCGCGGCTACGCGATGCGCATGACGATCTCGGGCGGTCTCGCGCAGCCACTCACGCAGTTCCTCGCATCGATCGCGCTCGCGGTCGTGATCACGATCGCGGTCGTGCAGTCGACCAACGACCAGACGACGGTCGGCGGCTTCGTCGCGTTCGTCACGTCGATGCTGCTGGTGATCTCGCCGCTGAAGCACCTGATCGACGTCAACCAGCCGCTGCAGCGCGGAATGACGGCCGCCGAGCTGATCTTCGGGCTGATCGACGAGCCGGCCGAGCCGCAGGGCGGCGGGCGGCCGCTGTCGCATGCGCGCGGCGAGATCGAGTTCCGCAATGTGTCGTTCGACTACGGCGCGGCCGAGCGGCCGACGCTCGACCGCATCTCGTTCAAGGTCGCGCCGGGCGAGATGATTGCGCTCGCGGGCCCGTCCGGCAGCGGCAAGACGACGCTCGTGAACCTGCTGCCGCGCTTCTTCGACCCGACGGACGGCGCGATCCTGGTCGACGGCGTGCCGGTTTCCGACTACGAGCTCCACGCGCTGCGCAGCCAGATGGCGATGGTCAGCCAGGACGTCGTGCTGTTCAACGACACGATCGCCGCGAACGTCGCGTACGGGCAGACGCCCGACCGCGCGCGCGTGCAGGCCGCGCTCGAGGCCGCGAACCTCGCCGATGCGGTCGCCGCGATGCCCGACGGGCTCGACACGCTCGTCGGCGGCAACGGGATGCGGCTGTCCGGCGGCCAGCGTCAGCGGCTCGCGATCGCGCGCGCGATCTACAAGGACGCGCCGATCCTGATCCTCGACGAAGCGACGTCGGCGCTCGATTCGGAATCGGAGCGCCACGTGCAGGCCGCGCTCGAACGGCTGATGGAAGGTCGTACGACGCTCGTGATCGCGCACCGTCTGTCGACCATCGAGCGGGCGGACCGCATCCTCGTGCTCGAGGCCGGCAAGATCGTCGAAGAGGGCAGCCACGACGAACTGCTGCGCCATGGCGGCCTCTACGCGCACCTGCACCGGATCCAGTACCAGCAGCAGGCGGCTTGA
- a CDS encoding RcnB family protein: MKKMQRMMLAALIAAGCAATAAMAQDHGNYDKHDNHDNRGGPGMQRGHGPKRMPPGQAMHREDDVPPRWADQPRRDWHKGDRLPNEFRDRQYVIDDWRGYRLSPPPRGYQWVGVGGDHLLVQIGSGLVLQVGQ; this comes from the coding sequence ATGAAGAAGATGCAACGCATGATGCTGGCTGCACTGATCGCGGCGGGTTGCGCCGCGACGGCGGCGATGGCGCAGGATCACGGCAACTACGACAAGCACGACAACCACGATAACCGCGGCGGCCCCGGCATGCAGCGCGGCCACGGCCCGAAACGCATGCCGCCCGGCCAGGCGATGCACCGCGAGGACGACGTGCCGCCGCGCTGGGCCGACCAGCCGCGTCGCGACTGGCACAAGGGCGACCGGTTGCCCAACGAATTCCGCGACCGCCAGTACGTGATCGACGACTGGCGCGGCTACCGCCTGAGCCCGCCGCCGCGCGGCTATCAGTGGGTCGGCGTGGGCGGCGATCACCTGCTCGTGCAGATCGGCTCGGGCCTCGTGCTGCAGGTCGGCCAGTAA
- a CDS encoding FUSC family protein encodes MDTIRTLNEARQQIQQSIFDLFKGLTFSERFVQGVLMAIQAVCSACLAYTIGRALHTEQAVWAAVTAIAVTQHNYSDTMSLSRDQFIGAMIGGVLGFAGAALGGDRLVAYALAVALTIVCCWCLNVGSAARLGGVTATIVLLFPGNGPLWDIPLMRLGEVTLGTVCALGVCWGMSRIERRWFRHAATK; translated from the coding sequence ATGGATACGATCAGGACACTCAACGAAGCCCGCCAGCAGATCCAGCAGTCGATCTTCGATCTGTTCAAGGGGCTGACCTTCAGCGAGCGTTTCGTGCAAGGCGTGCTGATGGCCATCCAGGCCGTCTGCAGCGCGTGCCTCGCGTACACGATCGGGCGTGCGCTGCACACCGAGCAGGCGGTGTGGGCGGCGGTCACCGCGATCGCCGTCACACAGCACAACTACTCGGACACGATGTCGCTGTCCCGCGACCAGTTCATCGGCGCGATGATCGGCGGCGTGCTCGGCTTCGCCGGCGCCGCGCTCGGCGGCGATCGCCTCGTCGCCTATGCGCTCGCGGTCGCACTCACGATCGTCTGCTGCTGGTGCCTGAACGTCGGCAGCGCGGCACGGCTCGGCGGCGTGACCGCGACGATCGTGCTGCTGTTTCCGGGCAACGGCCCGCTGTGGGACATTCCGCTGATGCGGCTCGGCGAGGTGACGCTCGGCACCGTGTGTGCGCTGGGCGTGTGCTGGGGGATGTCGAGAATCGAGCGACGCTGGTTCCGCCACGCTGCGACAAAGTGA
- a CDS encoding MFS transporter — protein sequence MTIKHSVSVRSLRSLDWLNFFVANVQTGFGPFIASYLASHKWTQGEIGMVLSIGTISAMVSQVPGGAAVDALKNKKGAAAWAIAAIILSAVLLASSPTIVPVIAAEVFHGFASCMLVPAMAAISFSLVGRADLGDRLGRNARWASIGSAVAAGLMGLTGEYFSARAVFWLTAVLALPALFALAMIQPTHEVIPQSSKPDDHGDHGEAGERETLLELLRDRRMLIFAACVVLFHLSNAAMLNLAAGEVTAGMGENVQLVIAACIIVPQAIVAMLSPWVGRSAQRWGRRPILLLGFSALPVRALLFAGVSSPYLLVPVQMLDGISAAVFGVMLPLIAADVAGGKGRYNLCIGLFGLAAGIGATLSTAAAGYVADHFGNAVSFFGLAGAGALAVLLVWLVMPETRVDNGDAATDEPAATSPEQAH from the coding sequence ATGACGATCAAGCATTCCGTCAGCGTACGCAGTCTGCGGTCCCTCGACTGGCTCAACTTCTTCGTTGCAAACGTTCAAACCGGGTTCGGTCCGTTCATCGCGTCCTACCTCGCGTCGCACAAGTGGACGCAGGGCGAGATCGGCATGGTGCTGTCGATCGGCACGATCAGCGCGATGGTCAGCCAGGTGCCGGGCGGCGCGGCCGTCGATGCGCTGAAGAACAAGAAGGGCGCGGCCGCGTGGGCGATCGCGGCCATCATCCTGTCCGCGGTACTGCTCGCGTCGAGCCCGACGATCGTGCCGGTGATCGCCGCCGAGGTGTTCCACGGTTTCGCGAGCTGCATGCTCGTGCCGGCGATGGCCGCGATCTCGTTCTCGCTCGTCGGCCGCGCCGACCTCGGCGACCGGCTCGGCCGCAACGCGCGCTGGGCATCGATCGGCAGCGCGGTCGCAGCGGGCCTGATGGGGCTCACCGGCGAATACTTCTCCGCGCGCGCGGTATTCTGGCTGACTGCGGTGCTGGCGTTACCCGCGCTGTTCGCGCTCGCGATGATCCAGCCGACGCACGAGGTGATCCCGCAGTCGTCGAAGCCCGACGACCACGGCGACCACGGCGAAGCCGGCGAACGCGAAACGCTGCTCGAACTGCTGCGCGACCGCCGGATGCTGATCTTCGCGGCGTGCGTCGTGCTGTTCCACCTGTCGAACGCCGCGATGCTCAACCTCGCGGCCGGCGAAGTCACGGCCGGGATGGGCGAGAACGTGCAGCTCGTGATCGCCGCGTGCATCATCGTGCCGCAGGCGATCGTCGCGATGCTGTCGCCGTGGGTCGGCCGCTCCGCGCAACGCTGGGGGCGCCGGCCGATCCTGCTGCTCGGCTTCTCCGCGCTACCGGTGCGCGCGCTGCTGTTCGCCGGCGTGAGCAGCCCGTACCTGCTCGTGCCCGTGCAGATGCTCGACGGCATCAGCGCGGCCGTGTTCGGCGTGATGCTGCCGCTAATCGCGGCCGACGTCGCGGGCGGCAAGGGCCGCTATAACCTGTGTATCGGGCTCTTCGGGCTCGCGGCCGGGATCGGCGCGACGCTCAGCACGGCCGCGGCCGGCTACGTCGCCGACCACTTCGGCAACGCGGTCAGCTTCTTCGGGCTCGCGGGCGCTGGTGCGCTCGCGGTGCTGCTGGTCTGGCTCGTGATGCCCGAAACGCGCGTCGATAACGGCGACGCCGCGACCGACGAACCGGCCGCCACGTCGCCCGAACAGGCGCACTGA
- a CDS encoding PRC-barrel domain-containing protein gives MSGGLPFPASRKSFPSSTVFLILAAAVLLSGCGLLPTQNPPAPISEALVEPVEETAGEPLTMPPVPAPTQPEEPETPKKPHREAARPKPVPRPESPTPPPPPPAPLVATRALDRTQIHALLDSEVARRNGKVIGRAVDMVADANGKPREMIVNLQGFMGVGDRKVIFPWNVFRFTPGGKQEPIVLDVPSGDLPPAARPKAVPLSGSAAASPTTRLPMLDSDVERPNGTKIGRVVDVLIDRDAQPQAVVLDLGGLVNTDRRSIAANWAALRFVTRDKALHPQLDLNDAQIKASPPYAADKPIVAVSPPPAAPAPASSASATR, from the coding sequence ATGAGCGGCGGACTTCCGTTTCCCGCATCCCGCAAGTCGTTTCCGTCGTCGACGGTCTTCCTGATTCTCGCCGCCGCCGTGCTGTTGTCCGGCTGCGGGCTGCTGCCGACCCAGAATCCGCCCGCGCCGATCAGCGAAGCGCTCGTCGAGCCCGTCGAGGAAACGGCCGGCGAGCCGCTGACGATGCCGCCCGTGCCGGCGCCGACTCAGCCGGAGGAACCGGAAACGCCGAAAAAGCCGCACCGCGAGGCGGCGCGGCCGAAGCCCGTGCCGCGCCCCGAATCGCCGACGCCGCCGCCCCCGCCACCCGCGCCGCTCGTCGCGACGCGCGCGCTCGACCGCACCCAGATCCATGCGCTGCTCGACAGCGAAGTCGCGCGCCGCAACGGCAAGGTGATCGGCCGCGCGGTCGACATGGTGGCCGACGCGAACGGCAAGCCGCGCGAGATGATCGTCAACCTGCAGGGCTTCATGGGCGTCGGCGACCGCAAGGTCATCTTCCCGTGGAACGTGTTCCGCTTTACGCCGGGCGGCAAACAGGAGCCGATCGTGCTCGACGTGCCGTCGGGCGACCTGCCGCCGGCCGCGCGGCCGAAGGCCGTGCCGCTGTCGGGCTCGGCCGCGGCATCGCCCACGACGCGGCTGCCGATGCTCGACAGCGATGTCGAGCGCCCGAACGGCACGAAGATCGGCCGCGTCGTCGACGTGCTGATCGACCGCGACGCGCAACCGCAGGCCGTCGTGCTCGACCTCGGCGGGCTCGTCAATACCGACCGCCGTTCGATCGCCGCGAACTGGGCCGCGCTGCGCTTCGTCACGCGCGACAAGGCGCTGCATCCGCAGCTCGACCTGAACGACGCGCAGATCAAGGCATCGCCGCCCTATGCGGCCGACAAGCCGATCGTCGCGGTCTCGCCGCCCCCTGCCGCCCCCGCGCCGGCTTCGTCTGCGAGTGCCACCCGATGA